Proteins encoded together in one Microcaecilia unicolor chromosome 3, aMicUni1.1, whole genome shotgun sequence window:
- the BCDIN3D gene encoding RNA 5'-monophosphate methyltransferase, which translates to MKSVKSLSLAVRHLNGACELGGNRPEERKEEYIASAEQNTVCKVSKETVTSLACAAMAALLSSASVQSAETGEDPDPEVEDDFLPPTFHPDPGAAPFGNFPCYYRFHPPAARLNLLPRALLRSLFPAPTSSCLPAPPLLALDVGCNSGELSIALYRHLSLQENDSVNMGSLHIPGDLRFLCFDIDSALIERAEKYNPFPGSVFYKVLDVMDSSARLAVLQPFLNGFGRSTFDIGFCMSVTMWIHLNHGDKGLVEFLDWLASLCNYLLVEPQPWKCYRSAARRLRRLGRNDFDHFRHLTISGDMDKRITGILTAGGAMELVRCFGSTSWDRSILLFKSKSLKLAENEEL; encoded by the exons tcTGGCTGTAAGGCATCTTAATGGCGCATGCGAACTAGGTGGTAACAGGCCCGAGGAGCGGAAGGAGGAATATATTGCTTCCGCGGAACAGAATACCGTGTGTAAGGTTTCCAAGGAAACAGTGACGTCACTGGCGTGCGCAGCAATGGCTGCACTTTTGAGCAGTGCTTCCGTACAGTCAGCTGAGACCGGTGAAGACCCAGATCCGGAGGTGGAGGACGATTTTCTACCGCCGACATTTCACCCTGACCCTGGGGCGGCGCCGTTCGGGAACTTCCCATGTTATTACCGTTTCCACCCGCCGGCAGCCCGTCTAAATCTGTTGCCACGTGCGCTGCTCCGAAGCCTtttcccggcaccaacatcaagtTGTCTGCCAGCCCcgccactgcttgcactggaCGTGGGCTGCAACTCGGGG GAGCTGAGTATTGCCCTATACCGCCACCTGAGCCTGCAAGAGAATGACAGTGTGAATATGGGGTCTCTTCACATCCCAGGGGACCTGCGCTTCCTCTGCTTTGACATTGATAGTGCCTTGATTGAAAGAGCTGAGAAATACAATCCCTTCCCCGGCTCTGTTTTCTATAAGGTGCTAGATGTGATGGACTCATCCGCTCGCCTGGCCGTCTTGCAGCCCTTCCTGAATGGCTTTGGCCGTTCCACCTTTGACATTGGGTTCTGCATGTCAGTGACAATGTGGATTCATCTGAACCATGGGGACAAGGGCTTGGTTGAGTTCTTGGATTGGCTAGCATCTCTCTGCAACTACCTGCTTGTTGAGCCCCAACCCTGGAAATGCTACCGGTCAGCTGCCCGTCGCCTACGCAGGCTTGGCAGGAATGACTTTGACCACTTCCGGCATCTCACCATAAGTGGTGACATGGACAAGAGAATCACTGGGATCTTAACAGCAGGTGGAGCAATGGAGCTGGTACGGTGCTTTGGGAGCACCAGCTGGGACCGTAGCATCCTGCTATTTAAATCAAAAAGCCTCAAGTTGGCTGAAAATGAGGAGCTATAG